A DNA window from Macadamia integrifolia cultivar HAES 741 chromosome 4, SCU_Mint_v3, whole genome shotgun sequence contains the following coding sequences:
- the LOC122075773 gene encoding myb-related protein 306-like, giving the protein MGRPPCCDKVGVKKGPWTPEEDIILVSYIQEHGPGNWRSVPTNTGLLRCSKSCRLRWTNYLRPGIKRGNFSDHEEKMIIHLQALLGNRWAAIASYLPQRTDNDIKNYWNTHLKKKLKKLQTGLDDNTRDGFSGSQQISKGQWERRLQTDIHMARQALCEALSLENPNNLSDLKPSNGCYSYMSTTQTSTYASSTENISRLLKGWMKNSPKSSKTTSSEITDQNFSNNGAQTSPDDFEILLFDFESPTPDASQSVSPDEAVNFSQDISHFQDESKPILGSEAPLSLLEKWLFDEGVAQGQEEDLIEASLGGTAAELF; this is encoded by the exons atggGTAGACCACCCTGCTGTGATAAAGTCGGTGTAAAGAAAGGACCTTGGACTCCTGAAGAAGATATTATCTTGGTTTCTTATATTCAAGAACATGGTCCTGGGAATTGGAGGTCTGTTCCTACCAATACAG GTCTGCTTAGATGCAGCAAAAGTTGCAGGCTTAGATGGACTAACTACCTAAGGCCTGGGATCAAACGTGGAAACTTCAGTGATCATGaagagaagatgataatccATCTTCAAGCTCTGTTGGGCAATAG ATGGGCTGCCATAGCTTCTTACCTTCCTCAAAGAACAGATAACGACATCAAGAATTACTGGAATACccacttgaagaagaagcttaaGAAGCTTCAGACAGGTCTTGATGACAATACCAGAGATGGGTTTTCAGGTTCTCAGCAAATCTCCAAAGGTCAGTGGGAGAGAAGGCTTCAAACTGATATCCACATGGCTAGGCAGGCTCTATGTGAGGCATTGTCTTTGGAGAATCCAAACAATTTGTCTGACTTGAAGCCCTCTAATGGCTGCTACTCTTACATGAGCACTACCCAGACATCTACATATGCCTCAAGCACTGAGAACATATCAAGATTGCTCAAAGGATGGATGAAGAATTCACCAAAATCTTCCAAGACAACCTCATCAGAGATCACTGATCAGAATTTCTCCAACAATGGGGCTCAAACATCTCCTGATGATTTTGAAATATTGCTGTTTGATTTTGAGTCTCCAACACCTGATGCCTCTCAGTCTGTGTCTCCGGATGAGGCAGTCAATTTCTCACAGGATATTAGCCACTTCCAAGATGAAAGCAAGCCAATTCTAGGAAGTGAAGCCCCTCTCTCTTTGCTTGAGAAATGGCTGTTTGATGAAGGTGTTGCTCAGGGTCAAGAGGAGGACCTGATTGAGGCTTCACTAGGAGGCACTGCAGCCGAGTTGTTCTGA